One part of the Flavobacterium johnsoniae UW101 genome encodes these proteins:
- a CDS encoding phytoene/squalene synthase family protein — protein sequence MKSLFDAVSFKCSKLVTKNYSSSFSIAVKMLSPSIRDAIYSIYGFVRFADEIVDSFHDYEKEYLIDDFEKEYYKAMELGISLNPILNSFQHTVKEYNITDDLVQAFLKSMKLDLIKSTYNTQTEYADYIYGSADVVGLMCLKVFVSGKEQKYEQLKEEAMRLGSAFQKVNFLRDLKDDSTILNRAYFPGINLSNFNEDSKEQIIKEIEEDFRIAYQGIVKLPIEAKFGVYTAYVYYKKLLKKLKNTPSHEIGNARIRVSNYTKAGLLAQSFVTYKLKLV from the coding sequence ATGAAATCACTATTCGACGCCGTTTCTTTTAAATGCAGTAAGCTGGTTACAAAAAACTACAGCTCTTCTTTCTCGATTGCCGTAAAAATGCTGTCACCAAGCATTCGCGACGCTATTTACAGCATTTACGGATTTGTTCGTTTTGCCGATGAAATCGTAGATTCTTTTCATGATTATGAAAAAGAATACCTGATTGATGATTTCGAAAAAGAATATTATAAAGCAATGGAATTAGGAATCAGCTTAAATCCTATCCTGAACTCATTTCAGCATACTGTAAAAGAATATAACATTACCGACGATTTGGTTCAGGCGTTTTTAAAAAGCATGAAACTCGATTTGATTAAATCAACGTACAATACCCAAACCGAATATGCTGATTATATTTACGGCTCTGCGGATGTTGTGGGTTTAATGTGCCTGAAGGTTTTTGTTTCAGGAAAAGAACAAAAATACGAGCAGTTAAAAGAAGAAGCCATGCGTTTAGGATCTGCCTTTCAGAAAGTCAATTTTTTGAGAGATTTAAAAGATGACAGCACGATTTTGAACCGGGCCTATTTTCCTGGAATCAACCTCAGCAATTTTAATGAAGATTCAAAAGAGCAGATTATCAAAGAAATTGAAGAAGATTTCCGTATTGCCTATCAGGGAATTGTAAAACTGCCAATCGAAGCCAAGTTTGGAGTTTATACAGCTTATGTGTATTATAAAAAACTACTCAAAAAACTAAAAAATACGCCGTCGCATGAAATTGGAAATGCCAGAATCAGGGTTTCTAATTATACAAAAGCCGGACTTTTGGCGCAGTCGTTTGTTACTTATAAGCTAAAACTGGTTTAA
- a CDS encoding sterol desaturase family protein: MISFLIFIGVFLFMECVTWLTHKYVMHGFMWYFHSDHHQPKYEDTFERNDIFFVIFAIPSILLFYFGVQGGFNYLFFIACGVTLYGACYFLIHDVLIHQRFKWFKNTKNKYLIALRKAHKIHHKHLGKEKGECFGMLFVPFKYYKM, encoded by the coding sequence ATGATTTCTTTTTTAATTTTTATAGGCGTTTTTCTGTTTATGGAATGTGTTACCTGGCTTACACACAAATATGTAATGCACGGTTTTATGTGGTATTTTCATTCTGACCACCATCAGCCGAAATACGAGGATACTTTTGAGCGCAACGACATTTTCTTTGTCATTTTTGCCATTCCGAGTATTCTCTTATTTTATTTTGGTGTTCAGGGCGGATTCAATTATTTGTTTTTCATTGCCTGCGGTGTTACGCTTTACGGAGCCTGTTACTTTTTAATTCATGATGTATTGATTCATCAGCGTTTTAAATGGTTTAAGAACACTAAAAACAAATACCTTATTGCACTCAGAAAAGCTCATAAAATACACCATAAACATTTAGGGAAAGAAAAAGGAGAATGTTTCGGAATGTTGTTTGTACCATTTAAGTATTATAAAATGTAA
- a CDS encoding SRPBCC family protein — protein sequence MKLYKIATVQYVNASVEDCWDFFSSPKNLQTITLDNMNFEIKDFDDKRMYHGQIITYTLRPLLGIKISWVTEITACKENEYFIDVQRFGPYKLWHHKHFFEKTADGGTKMTDIVHYALPLGILGRLMNLLVVKNKLKTIFDFRHNKIEELFNSKSQPKIIQINAEQKSI from the coding sequence ATGAAATTATACAAAATAGCAACCGTTCAATATGTAAATGCCAGCGTTGAAGACTGCTGGGATTTTTTCTCCAGTCCAAAAAACCTGCAGACCATTACGCTTGATAACATGAATTTTGAAATTAAAGATTTTGACGATAAACGAATGTATCACGGACAAATTATAACCTATACTTTAAGGCCGCTTTTAGGAATTAAAATTTCCTGGGTTACCGAAATTACAGCTTGTAAAGAAAACGAATATTTTATCGATGTACAGCGTTTTGGCCCGTACAAATTATGGCATCACAAACACTTTTTTGAAAAAACTGCCGATGGCGGCACCAAAATGACTGACATAGTACACTACGCACTTCCGCTTGGAATTTTGGGAAGATTAATGAATCTGTTAGTAGTAAAAAATAAGTTGAAAACTATTTTCGATTTCCGTCATAACAAAATCGAAGAATTGTTTAATTCAAAATCACAGCCAAAGATTATTCAAATTAACGCAGAGCAAAAAAGTATATAA
- a CDS encoding cryptochrome/photolyase family protein — protein sequence MTKQKVSFFWFRRDLRLEDNTGLFHALQSDLPVIPLFIFDEDILDNLPKNDARVSFIYDSLQKINNELNTFESSILIKKGKTTAVWKSLLSEFDIQNVFFNKDYEPFAIKRDTAICSLLKENNVECFSFKDHVIFEEKEITKADGSPYTVYTPYKNKWLEKYHFLGTVPECDSSSMHSNFAKTKFSFPDLTEIGFKRSTIKVLPHNLTQIANYKETRDFPALDSTSYLSPHLRFGTVSIRKLVNWANRKNQTFLSELIWREFFIQILFSFPNCVNHNFKSAYDGIQWRNNEEDFKRWCSGNTGYPMVDAGMRQLNETGYMHNRVRMVVASFLCKHLLINWQWGEAYFAEKLLDFELASNVGNWQWAAGTGCDAAPYFRVFNPEIQQKKFDEKGEYIRKWIPEFDFGYAEPMVDHAFARDRTIATYKAGILK from the coding sequence ATGACAAAACAAAAAGTTTCTTTTTTCTGGTTTAGACGTGATTTGCGTTTAGAAGACAATACCGGATTATTTCATGCTTTACAATCTGATCTTCCTGTAATTCCTTTATTTATTTTTGATGAAGATATTCTGGACAATCTGCCTAAAAACGATGCAAGAGTCAGCTTTATATATGATTCACTTCAAAAAATAAACAATGAATTAAACACTTTTGAATCTTCAATTTTAATTAAAAAAGGAAAAACCACAGCAGTTTGGAAATCACTTCTTTCTGAATTTGACATTCAAAACGTATTCTTCAATAAAGATTACGAACCGTTTGCAATTAAACGCGACACGGCAATTTGTTCTCTTTTAAAAGAAAATAACGTCGAATGTTTTTCATTTAAAGATCATGTAATCTTTGAAGAAAAAGAAATCACAAAAGCCGACGGAAGTCCCTACACCGTTTATACTCCATATAAAAATAAATGGCTTGAAAAATATCACTTTCTAGGAACAGTTCCTGAATGTGACTCAAGCTCGATGCATTCAAATTTTGCGAAAACCAAATTCTCATTTCCTGATTTGACGGAAATTGGTTTTAAAAGAAGCACTATAAAAGTCCTGCCTCACAACTTAACACAAATTGCCAATTATAAAGAAACACGCGATTTTCCTGCTTTAGACAGTACCTCTTACCTTTCGCCGCATTTACGTTTTGGTACTGTAAGCATTCGCAAACTGGTAAACTGGGCAAATCGAAAAAATCAAACTTTTTTAAGTGAACTAATCTGGAGAGAGTTCTTTATTCAGATTCTTTTTAGTTTTCCGAATTGCGTAAACCATAATTTTAAATCGGCTTATGACGGAATTCAATGGCGAAACAACGAAGAAGATTTCAAACGCTGGTGTTCTGGAAACACAGGGTATCCAATGGTCGATGCAGGAATGCGTCAGCTTAACGAAACGGGTTATATGCACAATCGCGTTCGTATGGTTGTGGCGAGTTTTTTATGCAAACATTTATTAATTAACTGGCAATGGGGCGAAGCTTATTTTGCCGAAAAATTACTAGATTTTGAATTGGCTTCAAACGTAGGAAACTGGCAGTGGGCAGCAGGAACTGGCTGTGATGCTGCGCCTTATTTCAGAGTTTTTAATCCCGAAATCCAACAAAAGAAATTTGACGAAAAAGGGGAATATATCCGCAAATGGATTCCAGAATTTGATTTTGGCTACGCAGAACCAATGGTAGATCATGCTTTTGCAAGAGATCGTACGATTGCAACTTACAAAGCGGGGATTTTGAAATAG
- a CDS encoding ABC1 kinase family protein has product MKTIDYIPTSKIERAGKLVQTGAKIGVNYIKHYAEKVVNPDLTRDKLNENNAEDIYDGLKSLKGSALKVAQMLSMDKNFLPQAYVEKFSLSQFSVPPLSAPLVLKTFKSNFGKTPYEIFDEFNPNSVNAASIGQVHLAKKNDKKLAVKIQYPGVANSISSDLALVKPIAIRMFNLQGKDSDKYFKEVEDKLIEETNYLLELKQSQEVVDACGKIENIIFPNYYPEFSSEKIITMDWMTGIHLSEFTAKNTDQEVGDKIGQALWDFYMYQIHVLRKVHADPHPGNFLVNDQNQLIALDFGCMKQIPEEFYTPYFELINKNVITDEMLFNKKLFELEILRPDDTPAEVEYFTDMFHDLLSLFTRPFQNETFDFADETFFNAIAELGKRFSEDTNLKKMNGNRGSKHFIYMNRTFFGLYNLMFDLKAKIVVENYLKY; this is encoded by the coding sequence ATGAAAACGATCGATTATATTCCAACTTCAAAAATAGAAAGAGCCGGAAAACTGGTTCAAACCGGAGCAAAAATTGGAGTAAACTACATTAAGCATTATGCCGAAAAAGTAGTAAATCCAGATTTGACCCGAGATAAATTAAACGAAAATAACGCCGAAGATATTTACGACGGACTAAAAAGCTTAAAAGGAAGTGCACTTAAAGTCGCGCAGATGTTAAGTATGGACAAGAATTTTCTGCCTCAGGCTTATGTAGAGAAATTCTCTTTGTCGCAGTTTTCTGTTCCGCCGCTTTCTGCACCTTTGGTTTTAAAAACTTTTAAAAGCAATTTTGGAAAAACACCTTATGAAATTTTTGACGAATTCAATCCAAATTCGGTAAACGCAGCGAGTATTGGTCAGGTACATCTGGCTAAGAAAAATGATAAAAAACTAGCCGTTAAAATTCAATATCCAGGTGTTGCAAATAGTATTTCTTCAGATTTGGCTTTGGTAAAACCAATTGCAATTCGAATGTTTAACCTGCAGGGAAAAGATTCTGATAAATATTTTAAAGAAGTTGAAGACAAACTAATCGAAGAAACTAACTATTTGCTTGAATTAAAACAAAGTCAGGAAGTAGTTGATGCCTGCGGTAAAATAGAAAATATCATTTTCCCGAATTATTATCCAGAGTTTTCATCAGAGAAAATCATTACGATGGATTGGATGACAGGAATTCATCTTTCTGAATTTACAGCTAAAAATACAGATCAGGAAGTGGGCGATAAAATAGGGCAGGCGCTTTGGGATTTTTATATGTACCAAATTCATGTTCTTCGAAAAGTTCATGCCGATCCGCATCCGGGAAATTTCTTGGTTAACGATCAAAATCAGTTAATTGCTTTGGATTTTGGCTGTATGAAACAAATTCCGGAGGAGTTTTACACACCCTATTTTGAGTTAATCAACAAAAATGTGATTACAGATGAAATGCTGTTTAATAAAAAGTTATTCGAATTAGAAATACTTCGTCCAGACGATACGCCGGCAGAAGTAGAATATTTTACAGATATGTTTCATGATTTGTTGTCGCTTTTTACAAGACCTTTCCAAAACGAAACTTTCGATTTTGCCGATGAAACTTTTTTTAACGCTATCGCCGAATTAGGAAAACGTTTCTCGGAAGATACCAATCTGAAAAAAATGAACGGAAATCGTGGTTCTAAACATTTTATCTACATGAACCGCACTTTCTTCGGACTTTATAATTTAATGTTCGATTTGAAAGCTAAAATCGTGGTTGAGAATTATTTGAAGTATTAG
- a CDS encoding TetR family transcriptional regulator C-terminal domain-containing protein has product MAAKKKVITKDEIVSLYMDHVLEKDQKPKSVYHFAKENDFTEADFYSFFGTLEGLEKEIFRLFFENTVNLLHTNEEYQQYDMKNKMLSFYFTFFEVLTANRSYVLQTLKADRNPLKNFVQLTTLRESFKNYVSEILTDDYRLEQEKFQKFQEKAVQESAWLQLMLTIKFWMEDESAGFEKTDIFIEKSVNASFELMNVAPMNHLIDFGKFLFKEKIHSRQ; this is encoded by the coding sequence ATGGCGGCTAAAAAAAAGGTAATTACCAAAGATGAAATCGTTTCACTATATATGGATCACGTTTTAGAAAAAGACCAAAAACCAAAATCGGTTTATCATTTTGCTAAAGAAAATGATTTTACCGAAGCCGATTTTTATTCCTTTTTTGGAACACTTGAAGGTTTAGAAAAAGAAATATTCCGACTGTTTTTTGAAAACACAGTCAATTTACTTCACACAAATGAAGAATATCAGCAGTATGATATGAAGAATAAAATGCTGAGTTTCTATTTTACTTTCTTCGAAGTTTTAACAGCAAACAGAAGTTATGTTTTGCAGACGCTTAAAGCAGACAGAAATCCGCTCAAAAATTTTGTACAGCTGACTACGCTTCGCGAAAGCTTTAAAAATTATGTTTCAGAAATCCTGACTGATGATTACAGACTGGAACAGGAAAAATTTCAGAAATTTCAGGAAAAAGCAGTTCAGGAATCGGCTTGGCTGCAATTAATGCTGACGATTAAATTCTGGATGGAAGACGAATCGGCCGGATTTGAAAAGACAGACATTTTTATCGAAAAATCAGTTAATGCTTCATTTGAATTAATGAATGTAGCGCCAATGAATCATTTAATAGATTTTGGAAAATTTCTATTTAAAGAAAAAATACACAGCAGACAATGA
- a CDS encoding TIGR01777 family oxidoreductase encodes MAQNVLLTGGSGFIGSYLTNLLIGAGFTVSILSRNKKENTDTVTYYKWNLDKDYIEEEAVLNADFIIHLAGEGIVEKRWTKKRKKAIIDSRVKPIDLIFSVLEKNNKKLNGFISASAIGIYGAVTSHKVCTEETPPADDFLGTTCQIWENASEKIEKLGIRTVKIRTGIVLGKDEGFLKKLNPSFKSGFGAALGTGKQYLPWIHIEDLCQIYCKAITDDQMHGPYNAAVTDNTTNARFSRLLASLYGYAIWLPKVPPFVLRIVLGEMSKAVLEGQRVSSEKIQRTGFEFQFTDLEKALISCIH; translated from the coding sequence ATGGCTCAAAATGTTCTACTAACAGGCGGAAGCGGTTTTATTGGAAGTTACCTCACAAATCTTCTTATTGGAGCCGGATTTACTGTATCAATTTTGAGTAGAAACAAAAAAGAAAACACGGATACAGTTACTTATTATAAATGGAATTTAGATAAGGACTATATTGAAGAAGAAGCGGTCCTTAATGCTGATTTTATAATTCATTTAGCCGGAGAAGGAATAGTTGAAAAACGCTGGACAAAAAAACGAAAAAAAGCGATTATAGACAGTCGTGTAAAACCTATCGATTTAATTTTTTCTGTTTTAGAAAAAAACAATAAAAAGCTGAATGGTTTTATATCAGCTTCGGCAATTGGAATTTATGGCGCAGTAACAAGTCATAAAGTTTGTACAGAAGAAACACCGCCTGCAGATGATTTTTTAGGAACCACTTGTCAGATATGGGAAAATGCGTCTGAAAAAATTGAAAAATTAGGAATTCGAACTGTAAAAATCAGAACCGGGATTGTTTTAGGTAAAGATGAAGGTTTTTTAAAAAAACTGAATCCGAGTTTTAAGTCTGGTTTTGGCGCTGCATTAGGAACCGGAAAGCAATATCTGCCATGGATTCATATTGAAGATTTATGCCAGATTTATTGCAAAGCGATTACAGATGACCAAATGCATGGCCCGTACAATGCTGCTGTTACTGATAATACAACTAATGCTAGATTTTCCAGATTATTAGCTTCATTATACGGATATGCAATATGGCTTCCCAAAGTTCCTCCTTTTGTTTTGAGAATTGTTTTAGGCGAAATGAGCAAAGCTGTTTTAGAAGGTCAAAGAGTGTCATCCGAAAAAATACAAAGAACAGGTTTTGAATTTCAATTTACAGATTTAGAAAAAGCATTAATAAGCTGTATTCATTAA
- a CDS encoding YceI family protein produces the protein MKRTTLLILLFTAFSLLAQDKFKTTAAIVNFEASVPFFEEVKAVNKLGTIVLEPSTSTLICTVVIKDFRFKMDLMQEHFNENYIESHRYPKSVFKGKIEKFDLKDIDGLEKEYDVKGKLYLHGKSKIIEMKALIKRVPEGIQISCNYPISVSDFNIAIPSVVANKISKTANTNLIGVVQNGEEKKYLTLK, from the coding sequence ATGAAAAGAACTACATTACTTATTTTACTTTTTACCGCATTTTCATTACTTGCTCAGGATAAATTTAAAACAACTGCAGCAATTGTAAATTTTGAAGCTTCTGTTCCTTTTTTTGAAGAAGTAAAAGCGGTAAATAAGCTCGGAACTATTGTTCTTGAACCTTCAACCAGTACTTTAATCTGTACGGTTGTTATCAAAGATTTTCGTTTTAAAATGGATTTAATGCAGGAACATTTTAATGAAAATTATATTGAAAGCCATCGTTATCCTAAATCTGTTTTTAAAGGGAAAATCGAAAAATTTGACTTAAAAGATATTGACGGTCTTGAAAAAGAATACGATGTAAAAGGGAAACTTTATCTTCATGGAAAATCGAAAATAATCGAAATGAAAGCTTTAATTAAGCGAGTTCCTGAAGGAATACAAATTTCTTGCAATTATCCTATTTCAGTTTCAGACTTTAATATCGCCATACCAAGTGTTGTTGCCAATAAAATTTCGAAAACAGCCAATACTAATTTAATTGGTGTTGTACAAAACGGAGAAGAAAAAAAATATCTGACATTAAAATAA
- a CDS encoding VOC family protein → MVKFGYTILYVEDVEKSIEFYENVFEFERKFISPDNDYGELNTGETTISFASKKLGAQNLEDGFLESSLEDKPFAIELAFITDDVGHLVQKATSFGAVLVSEPKKKPWGQVVAYVRDTDGFLLEICTPVHS, encoded by the coding sequence ATGGTAAAATTTGGATATACAATTTTGTACGTTGAAGACGTAGAAAAATCAATAGAGTTTTATGAAAACGTATTTGAATTTGAGAGGAAATTTATAAGTCCCGATAATGATTACGGAGAATTAAACACAGGAGAAACCACAATTTCGTTTGCATCAAAAAAATTAGGGGCTCAAAACTTAGAAGATGGTTTTCTGGAAAGCAGTTTAGAAGACAAACCCTTTGCAATTGAGTTGGCTTTTATAACAGACGATGTTGGGCATTTGGTACAAAAAGCAACTTCATTTGGAGCCGTTTTAGTATCAGAACCAAAGAAAAAACCTTGGGGACAAGTTGTAGCGTATGTAAGAGATACGGATGGGTTTTTATTGGAAATTTGTACGCCGGTACATTCTTAA
- a CDS encoding acyl-CoA thioesterase: MTADYKPVSSSKISISELMLPSHTNFSGKIHGGYILQLLDQIAFASASKFSGNYCVTASVDTVNFLKPIEVGELVTMKASVNYVGRSSMIVGIRVEAENIQTGVIKHCNSSYFTMVAKDKDGKSVQVPGLILSNLEEVRRFRKAIKHIEVRKEIEEHEKITTVNSIEDLASLDKYNVLLEIS, translated from the coding sequence ATGACTGCAGATTACAAACCCGTTTCATCATCAAAAATTAGTATATCAGAATTAATGCTGCCTTCGCACACCAATTTCAGCGGTAAAATACACGGAGGATATATTCTGCAATTGCTGGATCAAATTGCATTTGCTTCTGCATCAAAATTCAGCGGCAATTATTGTGTAACGGCTTCTGTAGATACGGTAAACTTTTTAAAACCAATAGAAGTTGGAGAATTAGTAACTATGAAAGCTTCTGTAAACTATGTAGGAAGAAGTTCCATGATTGTGGGTATTCGTGTAGAAGCAGAAAACATCCAGACCGGAGTCATAAAACACTGTAATTCATCTTACTTTACAATGGTAGCCAAAGATAAAGATGGAAAAAGTGTTCAGGTTCCCGGACTTATTTTATCTAATCTCGAAGAAGTACGACGTTTTAGAAAAGCAATCAAACATATTGAAGTTAGAAAGGAAATCGAAGAACACGAAAAAATTACGACCGTAAACTCAATCGAGGACTTAGCGAGTTTAGATAAATACAATGTGCTCTTAGAAATCAGCTAA
- the rmuC gene encoding DNA recombination protein RmuC yields the protein MFDFLPYLTAFVVALFLGIYLGKILFSAKFQSEKVSLEERLNANANQLQQQKEQFDIERNNFQKQFQLSNSEKESIRTEKDSLAIQLSKKEVDFENLWERHKEQKAEINELQEKFTKEFENLANKILEEKSAKFTEQNSENMKNILLPLQDKIHVFEQKVDQTHKESIDYHAALRQQIIGLSEMNAQMSKETLNLTKALKGDSKMQGNWGELVLERVLEKSGLEKGREYEVQQSFVNAEGNRVMPDVIINLPDGKKMIVDSKVSLVAYERWVNEESDLLKIDLLKEHVLSIKRHVEQLGNKNYHDLYRMESPDFVLLFIPIEPAFAIALNEDSTLYTKAFDRNIVIVTPSTLLATLRTIDSMWANQKQQENAFEIARQAGALYDKFEGFVTDLVRIGNKIKDTKTEYENAMNKLVDGKGNLITSVEKLKKMGAKAKKSLPENIINRALNSDETELLN from the coding sequence ATGTTTGATTTTCTTCCATATTTAACAGCTTTTGTAGTGGCTTTGTTCTTAGGGATTTACTTAGGAAAAATATTGTTTTCGGCTAAATTTCAGTCAGAGAAAGTTTCTCTGGAAGAAAGACTCAATGCAAATGCCAATCAGTTACAGCAGCAAAAAGAGCAGTTTGATATTGAAAGAAACAATTTTCAGAAACAGTTTCAATTATCCAATTCTGAAAAAGAAAGCATCAGAACAGAAAAAGACAGCCTGGCAATTCAGCTTTCTAAAAAAGAAGTCGATTTTGAAAACTTATGGGAACGCCACAAAGAGCAAAAAGCTGAAATAAACGAACTACAGGAAAAATTTACCAAAGAGTTTGAAAATCTTGCGAATAAAATCCTTGAAGAAAAATCGGCGAAATTTACAGAGCAGAACAGCGAAAACATGAAAAATATTCTGTTACCGCTTCAGGATAAAATTCACGTATTTGAACAAAAGGTAGATCAGACTCATAAAGAAAGTATTGATTATCATGCCGCACTCCGCCAGCAGATTATTGGTTTAAGCGAGATGAACGCACAAATGAGTAAAGAAACCCTAAACTTAACCAAAGCATTAAAAGGCGACAGTAAAATGCAGGGTAATTGGGGCGAATTAGTTTTAGAACGCGTTCTCGAAAAATCAGGTTTAGAAAAAGGCCGTGAATACGAAGTACAGCAGAGTTTTGTAAATGCAGAAGGAAATCGTGTTATGCCTGATGTGATTATCAATTTGCCAGATGGAAAGAAAATGATTGTTGACTCTAAGGTTTCTCTTGTTGCGTATGAAAGATGGGTAAACGAAGAATCTGATTTATTGAAAATCGATTTGCTGAAAGAGCACGTTTTGTCTATAAAACGTCACGTAGAACAACTCGGAAACAAAAATTATCATGATTTATATAGAATGGAAAGCCCAGATTTTGTTTTGCTTTTTATTCCAATAGAACCTGCATTTGCCATTGCCTTAAACGAAGATTCGACATTATATACAAAAGCTTTCGACCGAAATATTGTAATCGTAACCCCAAGTACATTATTAGCTACTTTAAGAACAATTGACAGTATGTGGGCTAACCAGAAACAACAGGAAAACGCTTTTGAAATTGCCAGACAAGCCGGAGCTTTATACGATAAATTTGAAGGTTTTGTAACTGATTTGGTTCGAATAGGAAACAAAATAAAAGATACAAAAACAGAGTACGAAAACGCCATGAACAAATTGGTCGACGGAAAAGGAAACCTTATTACAAGCGTAGAAAAATTGAAAAAAATGGGAGCAAAAGCCAAAAAATCACTTCCTGAAAATATTATCAACAGAGCTTTAAATTCTGATGAAACCGAATTATTGAATTAA
- a CDS encoding protease complex subunit PrcB family protein, translating to MKKLMLSLFIAFGLNGCSLNNDDYNVSCGNDVDVSFTGFPLLCNYSVKSLPNNPTAYVLESQEKMDTYFTKHENTCSVASDPNIDFSKNLLVGIFAGAKPTSGYAIKITSMVENSCQITINFFEKAPLAGENITQAPTYPSDFILIPKTSKPIYFNRTNESADNIIIGSFGTTNSFFQINDYNILNFQNVVTGKYEFSQYKYSQKAKRSEYTLFSKSIPAEITALKGQTKTYGAPDSQGIYFELRKGIDVTKVFIDNTDTADQSTEVKAFKKAIQDKITSLK from the coding sequence ATGAAAAAATTAATGTTGAGCTTATTTATAGCTTTTGGATTGAATGGATGCTCGCTTAATAACGACGATTATAATGTAAGCTGTGGAAACGATGTGGATGTATCTTTTACAGGTTTTCCCCTTTTATGTAATTATAGTGTAAAATCACTTCCAAATAACCCGACTGCTTATGTACTGGAGTCACAAGAAAAAATGGATACTTATTTTACAAAACATGAAAATACTTGTTCTGTAGCAAGCGATCCTAACATTGATTTTAGTAAAAATTTATTGGTTGGAATTTTTGCAGGTGCAAAACCTACCAGCGGTTATGCCATAAAAATAACTTCAATGGTAGAAAACAGCTGCCAGATTACTATTAACTTTTTTGAAAAAGCACCTCTAGCAGGCGAAAACATCACTCAGGCTCCAACTTATCCATCAGATTTTATCCTGATCCCAAAAACTAGTAAACCTATTTATTTTAACAGAACTAACGAAAGTGCTGATAATATTATAATTGGAAGTTTTGGCACTACTAATTCTTTCTTCCAGATCAATGATTATAATATTTTGAATTTTCAGAATGTAGTAACTGGTAAATATGAATTCAGCCAATATAAATATTCTCAAAAAGCAAAAAGAAGCGAATATACTTTATTCTCAAAAAGCATTCCTGCTGAAATTACTGCTTTAAAAGGCCAGACTAAAACTTATGGTGCTCCTGATTCACAAGGTATCTACTTTGAATTACGCAAAGGAATTGATGTTACTAAAGTTTTTATCGACAATACCGACACAGCAGATCAAAGCACTGAGGTAAAAGCATTTAAAAAAGCGATTCAGGATAAAATTACAAGCTTAAAATAA
- a CDS encoding RNA polymerase sigma factor: MKNEDDAKDVFQEAFVIVFQKISQYKFEGSFEGWLKRIFINKLIETLNKKKKESFFLDVFDPDTDFVEEEELEVLPIEQEKLLEYIRDLPDQYRTVFNLYVFEKMKHKEIADLLKISEGTSKSNLNRAKHILQKKILSIKNFKTA, translated from the coding sequence ATGAAGAATGAAGATGATGCAAAGGATGTTTTTCAGGAAGCCTTTGTGATTGTTTTTCAGAAAATAAGCCAATATAAATTTGAGGGAAGTTTTGAAGGATGGCTCAAACGGATCTTTATAAACAAACTCATCGAGACTTTAAACAAGAAGAAAAAAGAAAGCTTCTTTTTGGATGTTTTTGATCCGGATACAGATTTTGTTGAAGAAGAAGAACTCGAAGTACTCCCAATAGAACAAGAAAAATTACTGGAATATATACGGGATTTACCAGATCAGTACCGAACGGTTTTTAACCTGTATGTTTTTGAAAAAATGAAGCACAAAGAAATAGCCGATTTATTAAAAATCTCAGAAGGAACATCAAAATCAAATTTAAATCGGGCAAAGCACATTTTGCAAAAAAAAATATTGAGCATAAAAAATTTTAAGACGGCATGA